The following coding sequences lie in one uncultured Bacteroides sp. genomic window:
- a CDS encoding YitT family protein: MKKLNKTDILRELKDYFFIILGLMCYAMGWAAFLLPYQITTGGVTGISAIIYYATGVQIQITYFIINAFLLTFALRILGPKFSIKTLFGIFALTYFLWSFQQIIGKTLILGPGQDFMACVIGATMCGMGLGIVFVNNGSTGGTDIIAAIVHKYRDVTFGRMILYCDIVIISSCYFVFYDWKRVVFGFTTLVIISYVLDLIVNSARQSVQFFIFSKHYEEIAERITKDTHRGVTVLDGQGWYSKNSVKVLVVLAKKSQSIEIFRLVKDIDPNAFVSQSSVIGVYGEGFDTIKVK, from the coding sequence ATGAAAAAACTAAATAAAACAGATATTCTAAGAGAATTAAAAGATTACTTTTTTATAATCTTAGGTTTGATGTGTTATGCAATGGGATGGGCAGCATTTTTACTGCCCTACCAAATTACCACCGGTGGTGTGACTGGTATTTCTGCAATTATTTATTATGCTACAGGCGTACAAATTCAAATCACTTATTTTATAATAAATGCCTTTTTACTCACGTTTGCACTTAGAATACTCGGACCAAAATTTAGTATAAAAACTCTATTTGGAATATTTGCTCTTACATATTTTTTGTGGTCATTCCAGCAAATAATAGGAAAAACACTAATACTCGGACCTGGCCAGGATTTTATGGCCTGTGTAATTGGGGCAACTATGTGTGGTATGGGACTAGGAATTGTTTTTGTAAACAATGGAAGTACCGGAGGAACTGATATCATTGCAGCAATTGTTCATAAATACAGAGATGTTACCTTTGGAAGAATGATTCTATATTGTGATATCGTAATCATATCTTCCTGCTACTTTGTTTTTTACGACTGGAAAAGGGTAGTATTCGGATTCACTACATTGGTTATAATCAGCTATGTGCTCGACTTGATTGTAAACAGTGCAAGACAATCTGTCCAGTTCTTTATTTTTTCAAAACATTATGAAGAAATAGCCGAAAGAATTACTAAAGATACCCATAGAGGGGTTACCGTTTTAGATGGACAAGGATGGTACAGCAAGAATTCTGTTAAAGTACTTGTTGTTTTGGCTAAAAAAAGCCAGTCAATAGAGATATTCCGTTTGGTAAAAGATATTGATCCAAATGCTTTTGTTTCTCAAAGTTCGGTTATTGGAGTTTACGGAGAAGGTTTTGATACAATAAAGGTAAAATAA
- the leuS gene encoding leucine--tRNA ligase, whose product MEYNFREIEKKWQKRWVEEKTYQVTEDESKKKFYVLNMFPYPSGAGLHVGHPLGYIASDIYARYKRLQGFNVLNPMGYDAYGLPAEQYAIQTGQHPAITTVNNINRYREQLDKIGFSFDWSREVRTCEPDYYKWTQWAFQQMFSHYYDKDAKKATPIADLIKRFEATGTEGLSAACGEELSFTAEEWKAKSEKEQQTILLNYRIAYLGDTMVNWCPALGTVLANDEVVDGVSERGGHPVIQKVMRQWCLRVSAYAQRLLDGLETLNWTDSLKETQKNWIGRSEGAEMKFNVKDSDIEFTIFTTRADTIFGVTFMVLAPESELVAQLTTADQKTEVQAYLDATKKRTERERIADRRVTGVFSGSYAINPLTREAIPVWISDYVLAGYGTGAIMAVPAHDSRDYAFAKHFGLEIRPLIEGCDVSEESFDAKEGIMMNSPRPEHAIEGGLVLNGLTIKEAIAKTKIYIKETNLGKVKVNFRLRDAIFSRQRYWGEPFPVYYKDGMPYMLDENKLPLELPEVDKFLPTETGEPPLGRAKNWKTEEGYQLELNTMPGFAGSSAYYLRYMDPHNTEALVSTKANAYWQNVDLYVGGTEHATGHLIYSRFWNKFLHDVGVSVKEEPFQKLINQGMIQGRSNFVYRIKNTNKFVSLNLKGQYEVTPLHVDVNIVSNDILDLEAFKNWLPEYQTAEFVLEDGKYICGWAVEKMSKSMFNVVNPDMIVEKYGADTLRMYEMFLGPVEQSKPWDTNGIDGVHRFIRKFWALFYNKAGEYIVNDEPATKDELKSLHKLIKKVSGDIEQFSYNTSVSAFMICVNELSSLKCNKKEILSHLIVLLAPFAPHISEELWSALGNTTSVCDAQWPAFNEDYLKEDVVNYTISFNGKARFNMEFAADADNNTIQETVLASENAIKWIEGKPIKKVIIVPKKIVNIVV is encoded by the coding sequence ATGGAATATAATTTCAGGGAGATTGAGAAAAAATGGCAAAAAAGATGGGTTGAGGAAAAGACCTATCAGGTGACTGAAGACGAATCAAAGAAGAAATTTTATGTACTAAATATGTTTCCTTACCCATCGGGTGCAGGACTTCATGTAGGACATCCGCTGGGATACATTGCTTCTGATATTTATGCCCGTTACAAACGTCTGCAAGGATTTAATGTTCTTAACCCAATGGGATATGACGCTTATGGGCTACCTGCTGAACAATATGCCATCCAAACCGGCCAGCACCCTGCAATAACTACCGTAAACAATATTAATCGCTACCGCGAACAATTAGATAAAATAGGATTTTCATTTGACTGGAGTAGGGAAGTACGCACTTGCGAACCTGATTACTACAAGTGGACTCAGTGGGCTTTCCAGCAAATGTTCAGTCATTATTACGATAAAGATGCAAAGAAAGCAACTCCAATTGCCGATCTTATCAAAAGATTTGAGGCAACAGGAACTGAAGGACTAAGCGCCGCTTGCGGAGAAGAACTTTCATTTACTGCGGAAGAGTGGAAGGCTAAAAGCGAAAAAGAACAGCAAACAATATTATTAAACTACCGGATTGCTTATCTGGGAGATACAATGGTTAACTGGTGTCCTGCACTTGGAACCGTATTGGCCAACGATGAAGTGGTTGATGGTGTATCAGAACGCGGCGGTCATCCGGTAATTCAAAAAGTGATGCGCCAATGGTGCTTGCGTGTATCAGCTTATGCACAACGTCTGCTTGACGGACTGGAAACTTTAAACTGGACAGATTCATTGAAAGAGACTCAAAAGAACTGGATTGGTAGGAGTGAGGGTGCTGAAATGAAATTCAACGTGAAAGATTCAGATATTGAATTCACCATCTTTACTACTCGTGCGGATACTATCTTCGGAGTTACTTTCATGGTATTGGCTCCTGAAAGCGAACTGGTAGCTCAACTAACTACTGCTGACCAGAAAACTGAAGTTCAGGCTTATCTTGATGCTACAAAGAAAAGAACAGAACGTGAACGTATTGCCGACCGCAGAGTAACCGGTGTATTCTCAGGATCGTATGCCATTAATCCTTTGACAAGAGAAGCTATTCCTGTTTGGATCAGCGATTATGTATTGGCAGGATACGGTACCGGAGCCATCATGGCTGTGCCTGCTCACGATAGCCGTGACTATGCTTTTGCCAAACATTTCGGTTTGGAAATTCGTCCATTGATTGAAGGTTGCGATGTTTCTGAAGAAAGCTTCGATGCAAAAGAAGGAATCATGATGAATTCACCACGCCCTGAACATGCAATTGAAGGCGGTTTAGTGCTCAACGGACTGACTATAAAAGAGGCAATTGCCAAGACAAAAATATACATCAAGGAAACTAATCTGGGAAAAGTGAAGGTAAACTTCCGTCTTCGTGACGCTATCTTCTCTCGTCAGCGCTATTGGGGCGAACCATTTCCTGTGTATTACAAGGATGGAATGCCTTATATGCTTGATGAAAACAAGCTTCCACTTGAACTTCCTGAAGTTGATAAATTCCTTCCTACCGAAACAGGTGAACCACCACTTGGCCGTGCAAAGAACTGGAAAACGGAAGAAGGTTATCAGCTTGAACTGAATACAATGCCTGGATTTGCCGGATCAAGCGCTTATTATTTGCGCTACATGGATCCGCATAACACAGAAGCTTTAGTATCAACAAAGGCAAATGCTTACTGGCAAAACGTTGACCTTTACGTAGGTGGAACAGAACATGCAACCGGTCACTTGATCTATTCACGTTTCTGGAACAAATTTCTTCATGATGTAGGAGTGTCTGTTAAAGAAGAACCATTCCAAAAATTGATTAATCAGGGAATGATTCAGGGAAGAAGTAATTTTGTATATCGTATAAAGAATACAAATAAATTTGTTTCACTGAATCTGAAAGGTCAATACGAGGTAACTCCGCTACATGTGGACGTGAATATTGTAAGCAACGACATTCTTGACCTGGAAGCCTTTAAAAACTGGTTGCCTGAATACCAAACTGCAGAATTTGTTCTTGAAGACGGAAAATACATTTGCGGATGGGCTGTTGAGAAGATGAGTAAGTCTATGTTCAACGTGGTTAATCCTGATATGATTGTTGAAAAATACGGTGCCGATACATTGAGAATGTACGAAATGTTCCTCGGTCCTGTAGAACAATCTAAGCCATGGGATACTAACGGTATTGATGGTGTTCACCGTTTTATCCGCAAATTCTGGGCATTATTCTATAATAAAGCAGGAGAATACATTGTTAACGACGAACCTGCAACCAAAGATGAACTCAAATCGCTTCATAAACTGATTAAGAAAGTATCCGGTGACATTGAACAATTCTCTTATAACACTTCAGTAAGTGCATTTATGATTTGTGTGAATGAACTGTCCTCACTGAAATGTAACAAGAAAGAGATACTAAGTCATCTAATAGTTCTTTTAGCGCCATTTGCTCCTCATATCAGTGAAGAGTTATGGTCAGCTCTGGGTAATACAACTTCGGTATGCGATGCTCAATGGCCTGCCTTCAATGAAGATTACCTCAAAGAAGATGTAGTAAACTACACCATTTCTTTCAACGGTAAAGCTCGTTTCAATATGGAATTTGCTGCCGATGCAGACAATAATACCATTCAGGAAACAGTTTTAGCATCAGAAAATGCAATTAAATGGATTGAAGGTAAACCAATCAAGAAAGTTATTATTGTTCCTAAGAAAATTGTGAATATTGTAGTTTAA
- the mutS gene encoding DNA mismatch repair protein MutS: MANDIVLTPMMKQFLDLKAKHPDAVMLFRCGDFYETYSTDAVIASEILGITLTKRANGQGKSVEMAGFPHHALDTYLPKLIRAGKRVAICDQLEDPKTTKKLVKRGITELVTPGVSINDNVLNYKENNFLAAVHFGKNECGIAFLDISTGEFLTAEGPFDYIDKLLNNFAPKEVLFERSRRGMFEGNFGNKFFTFELEDWVFTESSARERLLKHFETNNLKGFGVEHLKNGIIASGAILQYLDMTQHTQIGHITSLSRIEEDRYVRLDKYTVRSLELISSMNEGGKSLLNVIDRTISPMGARMLKRWMVFPLKDEKPINDRLNVVEYFFREPEFKELIEEQLHLIGDLERIISKVAVGRVSPREVVQLKVALQAIEPIKEACLNADNPSLNRIGDQLNLCLSIRDKIDKEVNNDPPLLINKGGVIKNGVNAELDELRKIAYSGKDYLLQIQQRESELTGIPSLKIAYNNVFGYFIEVRNAHKDKVPQEWIRKQTLVNAERYITQELKEYEEKILGAEDKILVIETRLYNELVLSLSEYIPAIQINANQIARVDCLLSFANVAAENKYIRPVIEDNDVLEIKQGRHPVIEKQLPIGEKYIANDVTIDTEHQQIIIITGPNMAGKSALLRQTALITLLAQIGSFVPAESAHIGLVDKIFTRVGASDNISVGESTFMVEMNEAADILNNISPRSLVLFDELGRGTSTYDGISIAWAIVEYIHEHPKARARTLFATHYHELNEMEKSFKRIKNYNVSVKEVDNKVIFLRKLERGGSEHSFGIHVAKMAGMPKSIVKRSNDILLKLESDNRKKGISGKHLSEVRENREGMQLNFFQLDDPILCQIRDEILNLDVNNLTPLEALNKLNDIKKIVKGK; the protein is encoded by the coding sequence GTGGCAAATGATATAGTTCTTACCCCTATGATGAAGCAGTTTCTCGACTTAAAAGCAAAGCATCCTGATGCGGTGATGCTTTTTCGTTGCGGAGACTTTTATGAAACATATTCTACTGATGCAGTAATAGCTTCAGAAATACTTGGGATTACTTTAACTAAAAGAGCTAATGGACAAGGCAAATCTGTAGAGATGGCGGGCTTTCCCCATCATGCACTTGATACATACCTGCCCAAACTGATCAGAGCGGGCAAAAGAGTTGCTATCTGTGACCAGTTGGAAGATCCTAAAACGACTAAAAAACTTGTGAAACGGGGCATTACCGAACTAGTTACTCCCGGAGTTTCCATTAATGATAACGTTCTCAACTACAAAGAAAATAACTTCCTTGCGGCTGTTCATTTCGGTAAGAATGAATGCGGTATAGCTTTTCTTGATATCTCAACAGGAGAGTTTCTCACAGCTGAAGGCCCGTTCGACTATATTGATAAGCTTTTAAATAATTTTGCTCCTAAAGAAGTTCTTTTTGAGCGGAGCAGGAGAGGGATGTTTGAAGGCAATTTCGGCAATAAATTCTTTACTTTCGAACTGGAGGACTGGGTATTTACTGAATCCAGTGCCCGTGAACGACTTCTGAAACACTTTGAAACCAACAATCTCAAGGGCTTTGGTGTGGAGCATCTGAAGAACGGAATCATTGCTTCCGGAGCTATTCTTCAGTACCTGGATATGACTCAGCACACACAGATAGGGCATATCACTTCACTTTCCCGCATTGAAGAAGACCGTTATGTGCGGTTAGATAAATATACTGTGCGTAGTCTGGAGTTGATATCTAGTATGAACGAAGGCGGCAAAAGTCTTCTGAATGTAATTGACAGGACTATCAGCCCTATGGGAGCCCGTATGTTAAAGCGTTGGATGGTCTTTCCGTTGAAGGACGAAAAGCCAATTAATGACCGCCTTAATGTAGTGGAATATTTCTTCCGTGAGCCGGAATTCAAGGAACTAATTGAAGAACAGCTTCACTTAATAGGCGATTTAGAGAGAATTATCTCGAAAGTAGCCGTAGGACGCGTTTCTCCTCGTGAAGTTGTGCAGCTGAAAGTGGCTTTGCAAGCCATTGAGCCAATAAAAGAAGCTTGCCTGAATGCCGATAATCCGAGTCTGAATAGGATAGGAGACCAGCTAAACCTCTGTCTCTCCATCAGAGATAAAATAGACAAGGAGGTAAACAATGATCCTCCGCTGTTGATTAATAAAGGCGGCGTAATTAAGAACGGAGTGAATGCCGAACTGGATGAATTACGCAAGATTGCCTATTCAGGGAAAGACTATCTGTTGCAGATTCAACAACGGGAGAGTGAACTGACTGGCATTCCAAGTCTGAAGATTGCTTATAATAACGTATTTGGATACTTCATTGAAGTGAGAAATGCTCATAAGGATAAGGTTCCTCAGGAGTGGATTCGCAAACAAACTCTGGTGAATGCCGAGCGTTATATCACTCAGGAGCTCAAGGAGTACGAAGAGAAAATATTGGGAGCAGAAGATAAAATTCTGGTTATTGAGACCAGACTTTATAATGAATTGGTTCTTTCACTGAGTGAATATATTCCGGCGATACAGATTAACGCCAATCAGATAGCACGTGTTGACTGTCTTCTATCATTTGCTAACGTTGCAGCGGAGAACAAATACATTCGTCCGGTCATTGAAGACAATGACGTTCTTGAGATTAAGCAGGGAAGACATCCGGTTATTGAGAAGCAACTTCCTATTGGCGAGAAATATATTGCAAACGACGTTACAATAGATACAGAACATCAGCAAATCATTATCATTACTGGTCCGAACATGGCTGGTAAGTCAGCATTGCTGCGCCAGACTGCCTTGATTACTTTACTGGCTCAGATAGGTAGTTTTGTACCTGCCGAGAGTGCTCATATTGGTCTTGTAGATAAGATTTTCACCCGCGTAGGAGCAAGTGATAACATTTCGGTGGGAGAGTCTACTTTCATGGTCGAAATGAACGAGGCTGCCGATATATTGAATAATATCTCACCACGGAGTCTGGTTCTGTTTGATGAGCTGGGACGTGGAACTTCCACTTATGACGGCATTTCCATTGCCTGGGCCATTGTGGAATATATACATGAACATCCTAAAGCAAGGGCGAGAACATTGTTTGCCACTCACTATCATGAGCTGAATGAAATGGAAAAGTCCTTCAAGCGAATTAAGAATTACAACGTTTCTGTGAAGGAAGTTGATAATAAAGTGATCTTCCTTCGTAAGCTTGAACGGGGTGGGAGCGAGCACTCCTTTGGTATCCACGTAGCAAAGATGGCGGGTATGCCAAAAAGTATCGTGAAACGATCTAATGATATACTTCTTAAACTGGAGTCTGATAACCGCAAGAAAGGAATTTCAGGCAAGCATCTGTCTGAGGTTAGAGAGAACAGGGAAGGTATGCAGCTTAATTTCTTCCAGCTAGATGACCCTATTCTTTGCCAGATAAGGGATGAGATTCTGAATCTTGATGTGAATAATCTTACACCTCTCGAGGCTTTGAATAAGTTGAATGATATTAAGAAGATTGTGAAAGGGAAGTAG
- a CDS encoding 2-dehydropantoate 2-reductase — MATKYLIIGTGGVGGSIAAFLALAGHDVTCIARGAHLKAMQNNGLKLKSGLKGEHTVHVNACTSEEYSDKADVIFVCVKGYSIDSVTELIERAAHQDTIVIPILNVYGTGPKIKSKVKNVTVLDGCIYIVGFVSDPGEITQMGSIFRLVFGARKEDNVPYEKLLAVQKDLQESGIKAPISEDINRDTFVKWSFISAMACTGAYYDVPMGELQKEGKYRDTFIGLSQESAAIGKALGITFQEDLVTYNLKVVDKLDPASTASMQKDISKGHESEVDGLLFSFIAKGEELDISMPTYRLVAEKFR, encoded by the coding sequence ATGGCGACAAAGTATCTCATTATAGGAACTGGCGGCGTGGGAGGAAGTATCGCTGCATTCCTTGCCCTGGCAGGTCATGATGTGACCTGCATTGCTCGCGGAGCTCACTTGAAAGCGATGCAGAATAACGGATTAAAACTAAAATCTGGATTGAAAGGTGAACACACTGTCCACGTAAACGCATGCACCTCTGAGGAATATTCCGATAAAGCCGATGTAATCTTTGTCTGCGTAAAAGGATATTCCATTGATTCTGTAACGGAGCTCATTGAGCGGGCTGCCCACCAAGACACCATTGTGATACCTATTCTCAATGTGTATGGCACGGGGCCCAAGATAAAAAGCAAGGTAAAAAACGTAACCGTTCTCGACGGATGCATCTACATTGTGGGATTCGTTTCTGATCCTGGCGAGATTACTCAGATGGGAAGCATCTTCCGCCTGGTATTTGGTGCCCGCAAGGAGGACAATGTGCCCTATGAAAAGCTTCTGGCCGTGCAGAAAGACCTTCAGGAAAGCGGCATCAAAGCACCTATTTCAGAGGATATAAACCGCGATACTTTCGTGAAATGGTCGTTCATCTCCGCCATGGCATGCACCGGTGCATACTATGATGTTCCCATGGGAGAGCTTCAAAAAGAGGGAAAATACAGAGATACATTTATTGGTTTATCGCAAGAAAGTGCCGCTATTGGCAAAGCCCTTGGCATCACATTCCAGGAAGATTTGGTAACCTATAACCTCAAAGTGGTTGATAAGCTTGATCCAGCCAGCACAGCATCCATGCAAAAAGACATCAGCAAAGGCCACGAATCGGAGGTAGACGGCCTTCTCTTCAGCTTTATAGCCAAAGGAGAAGAACTAGACATCAGTATGCCCACTTACAGACTGGTTGCTGAGAAGTTCAGATAA
- the ychF gene encoding redox-regulated ATPase YchF — MALQCGIVGLPNVGKSTLFNCLSNAKAQSANFPFCTIEPNVGVITVPDERLNKLAELVHPHRVVPTTVEIVDIAGLVKGASKGEGLGNKFLANIRETDAIIHVLRCFDDDNVVHVDGNVNPIRDKEIIDYELQLKDLDTIDSRLQKVQKQAQTGGDKVAKMTYEVLAKYKEALEQGKSARTVTFETKDEIKISKELFLLTSKPVLYVCNVDEGSAVSGNKYVEMVREAIKDEDAQLLVVAAKIESEIAEFETFEEREMFLGEIGLTESGVARLIKSAYKLLNLETYFTVGVQEVRAWTYLKGSKAPQCAGVIHTDFEKGFIRAEVIKYHDFIEYGSEAAIKEAGKLGVEGKEYVVEDGDIMHFRFNV; from the coding sequence ATGGCTTTACAATGTGGTATCGTCGGCCTTCCCAACGTGGGAAAATCGACTCTTTTCAATTGCCTGTCCAATGCAAAGGCGCAGTCTGCTAATTTCCCTTTTTGTACGATTGAACCTAACGTGGGCGTTATCACTGTTCCCGATGAACGGTTGAACAAACTAGCCGAATTGGTTCACCCTCATCGCGTAGTACCTACCACTGTGGAGATTGTGGATATTGCCGGACTGGTAAAAGGTGCCAGCAAAGGTGAAGGATTAGGAAATAAGTTTCTAGCAAATATCCGCGAAACTGATGCTATTATTCATGTTCTTCGCTGTTTCGACGATGATAATGTGGTTCATGTTGACGGAAATGTAAACCCGATTCGTGACAAAGAAATCATTGATTACGAACTTCAACTAAAAGACCTGGACACTATTGACAGTCGCCTTCAGAAAGTACAGAAACAAGCTCAGACAGGCGGCGACAAAGTTGCTAAGATGACTTATGAAGTGTTGGCAAAATACAAAGAGGCTTTGGAACAAGGTAAGTCCGCCCGTACGGTTACATTTGAAACAAAAGATGAAATAAAGATATCAAAGGAACTGTTCCTGCTCACAAGTAAGCCGGTTCTTTACGTGTGCAACGTAGACGAAGGTAGTGCAGTAAGCGGAAATAAGTACGTAGAAATGGTTCGTGAGGCAATTAAAGACGAAGATGCCCAGTTGCTGGTTGTAGCTGCTAAGATAGAATCTGAAATTGCTGAGTTCGAAACTTTCGAAGAACGCGAAATGTTCCTTGGAGAGATTGGATTAACAGAATCAGGTGTAGCCAGATTGATTAAATCTGCCTATAAGTTATTGAATCTGGAGACTTATTTCACTGTCGGAGTTCAGGAAGTTCGCGCATGGACCTACCTGAAAGGCAGCAAAGCACCACAGTGTGCCGGAGTAATTCACACGGATTTCGAGAAAGGGTTTATCCGTGCTGAGGTTATTAAATACCATGATTTCATTGAATATGGCTCGGAAGCCGCCATAAAAGAGGCTGGCAAACTGGGTGTTGAAGGAAAAGAATATGTGGTGGAAGACGGTGACATTATGCACTTCCGCTTTAACGTATAA
- a CDS encoding RNA polymerase sigma factor produces MRLFHSYRQDTDEELMRQVSRSDTKAFEELYTRYARRMQGFFIRMLGYDIAKAEDFTQELFLKVYESRGAYEEGKTFSSWAFSMAYNLCKNEYRHRDIVESHEQELNYNSDATEEPAFEQMYDRAVFENQLSISLTKLSGDQLAAFTLRYNEELSVQEIARVLECPEGTVKSRLHYALRSLSQSLSMYNPVKP; encoded by the coding sequence ATGAGGTTATTTCACTCATACAGACAAGATACGGACGAAGAGTTGATGCGGCAGGTTTCCCGAAGCGACACCAAAGCTTTCGAGGAACTCTACACTCGCTACGCAAGGCGTATGCAAGGATTCTTTATCCGTATGCTTGGATATGATATTGCTAAAGCAGAGGACTTTACACAAGAACTCTTTCTTAAAGTTTATGAAAGCAGAGGTGCCTACGAAGAGGGAAAAACTTTCTCTTCGTGGGCCTTCTCAATGGCATATAATCTGTGTAAGAATGAGTATCGTCACCGGGATATTGTTGAAAGTCACGAGCAGGAATTGAACTACAATTCCGATGCAACAGAAGAACCAGCCTTTGAGCAAATGTATGATCGGGCTGTCTTTGAAAATCAGCTGAGTATCTCTCTCACTAAACTCTCGGGAGATCAGTTGGCCGCCTTTACCCTTCGGTACAACGAAGAGCTTTCCGTGCAGGAAATTGCCCGGGTGCTCGAATGTCCGGAAGGGACAGTTAAATCGAGATTGCACTATGCACTGCGTAGTCTGTCTCAGTCATTATCCATGTATAACCCAGTAAAACCATAA